From Saccopteryx leptura isolate mSacLep1 chromosome 3, mSacLep1_pri_phased_curated, whole genome shotgun sequence, one genomic window encodes:
- the EZR gene encoding ezrin codes for MPKPINVRVTTMDAELEFAIQPNTTGKQLFDQVVKTIGLREVWYFGLQYVDNKGFPTWLKLDKKVSAQEVRKENPLQFKFRAKFYPEDVSEELIQDITQKLFFLQVKEGILSDEIYCPPETAVLLGSYAVQAKFGDYSKENHKSGYLSSERLIPQRVMDQHKLTRDQWEDRIQVWHAEHRGMLKDGAMLEYLKIAQDLEMYGINYFEIKNKKGTDLWLGVDALGLNIYEKDDKLTPKIGFPWSEIRNISFNDKKFVIKPIDKKAPDFVFYAPRLRINKRILQLCMGNHELYMRRRKPDTIEVQQMKAQAREEKHQKQLERQQLENEKKRRETVEREKEQMMREKEELMLRLQDYEQKTKKAEKELSDQIQRALQLEEERRRAEEEAERLEAERLAALLAKEELEKQTVDQIKSQEQLAAELAEYTAKIALLEEARRRKEDEVEEWQHRAKEAQDDLVKTKEELHLVMTAPPPPPPPVYEPVGYHVQENPQEEGTEYTGYSAELSSEGILDDRNEEKRITEAEKNERVQRQLMTLSNELSQARDENKRTHNDIIHNENMRQGRDKYKTLRQIRQGNTKQRIDEFEAM; via the exons ATCAATGTCCGAGTCACCACCATGGACGCGGAGCTGGAGTTCGCCATCCAGCCCAATACGACGGGGAAGCAGCTCTTCGATCAG GTGGTGAAGACGATCGGCCTTCGGGAAGTGTGGTACTTTGGCCTCCAGTACGTAGATAATAAAGGCTTCCCTACCTGGTTGAAACTTGATAAAAAG GTGTCAGCCCAGGAGGTCAGGAAGGAGAACCCTCTCCAGTTCAAGTTCAGGGCCAAGTTCTACCCCGAGGACGTGTCCGAGGAGCTCATCCAGGACATCACGCAGAAGCTCTTCTTCCTGCAAGTGAAGGAGGGCATCCTGAGCGACGAGATCTACTGCCCCCCCGAGACCGCCGTGCTCCTCGGCTCCTACGCCGTGCAGGCCAAGTTCGGAGACTACAGCAAGGAGAACCACAAGTCTGGGTACCTCAGCTCCGAGCGGCTGATCCCCCAGAG AGTCATGGACCAGCACAAGCTCACCAGGGACCAGTGGGAGGACCGCATCCAGGTGTGGCATGCCGAGCACCGCGGGATGCTCAA GGATGGTGCCATGCTGGAGTATCTGAAGATTGCCCAAGACCTGGAAATGTACGGGATCAACTATTTTGAGataaagaataagaaaggaacGGACCTTTGGCTTGGCGTGGATGCCCTTGGGCTAAATATTTATGAGAAAGATGATAA GTTGACCCCGAAGATTGGCTTCCCCTGGAGTGAAATCAGGAACATCTCGTTCAATGACAAGAAGTTTGTCATTAAGCCCATCGACAAGAAGGCACCT GACTTCGTGTTCTACGCCCCGCGCCTGCGCATCAACAAGCGGATCCTGCAGCTCTGCATGGGGAACCATGAGCTGTACATGCGCCGCAGGAAGCCCGACACCATCGAGGTGCAGCAGATGAAGGCCCAGGCCCGGGAGGAGAAGCACCAGAAGCAGCTGGAGCG GCAGCAGCTGGAGAAcgagaagaagaggagggagactgtggagagggagaaggagcagatgatgagggagaaggaggagttgATGCTCAGGCTGCAGGACTACGAGCAGAAGACTAAGAAGGCCGAGAAAG AGCTCTCGGACCAGATTCAGAGGGCCCTGCAGCTGGAGGAGGAGCGGAGACGTGCAGAGGAGGAGGCTGAGCGCCTGGAGGCCGAGCGCCTGGCCGCACTGCTGGCCAAGGAGgagctggagaagcagacggtgGATCAGATAAAGAGCCAGGAGCAGCTG GCCGCAGAGCTCGCGGAGTACACCGCCAAGATCGCCCTCCTGGAAGAGGCGCGCAGGCGCAAGGAGGATGAGGTGGAGGAGTGGCAGCACCGG GCCAAGGAGGCCCAGGATGACCTGGTGAAGACCAAGGAGGAGCTGCACCTGGTGATGACGgcgccgccgcccccgccgccccccGTGTACGAGCCGGTGGGCTACCACGTGCAGGAGAACCCGCAAGAGGAGGGCACGGAGTACACGGGCTACAGCGCCGAGCTGTCCAGCGAGGGCATCCTGGACGACCGCAACGAGGAGAAGCGGATCACCGAGGCCGAGAAGAATGAGCGCGTGCAGCGGCAGCTCATG ACTCTGTCCAACGAGCTGTCCCAGGCCAGGGACGAGAACAAGAGGACCCACAACGACATCATCCACAACGAGAACATGAGGCAAGGCCGGGACAAGTACAAGACGCTGCGGCAGATCCGGCAGGGCAACACCAAGCAGCGCATCGACGAGTTCGAGGCCATGTGA